The DNA sequence tttaatttttctttttggctgtgctgtgtcttcattggTGCatcagggctttctctagttgcagctagcgggggctactctagttgcagagcacgaGCCGTAGAGCATGCGGCCTTCAGTAGTTACGGCCCAcggggcttagctgccccgtgacatgtgggatcttttccaaccagggactgaacccgtgttccctgcacaAGCAGGCAGAtccttagccactagaccactgggggtggggggtgaagaaaatggcagcccactccaggattcttgcctagagaattccctggacagaggagcctggagggctgctgtccataggatcacacagagtcggacacgactgaagcaccttagcatgcaagcatgcattggagaaggaaatggcaacccactccaggattcttgcctggagaatcccagggatggaagagcctggtggcctgttgtctgtggggtctcacagagtcggacacgactgaagcaacttaacagcagcagtccACCGGGGAAGTCCCGGGCCTGACTTCTGTGTAACCCTTGCTTCTTTATCTTCCTGCTCCCTCTTTCATGCTAATGGAAGGATCTCACCAAATAGTAAGGAGAAGTATTTTTCCTTTCCAGGAACTGCGTGAGGCACCTCACAgaaatcttatttaattcttctaGCAACCGTGAAAGTAACCGCCATTCGTTACCGAAAGGTGAAGAGTCCTTGCACAGAGTCCCACAGACAATTTAGTAGCTGGACCTCTCGGCCTTGGTGTGCCCGACCCCCAGCCCGAGCTGGGAATCCACCCCTGTATCACTTCACCTCCTGGGCCTTTGTTTGTTCTGTTGACTTTGTCTTCCCCTGAAATGAAGACAGACTCCCCACCTTAAAGAGACCATATCTTTTTTATTCCTGCTGCCCCCTAAGCTttgatctgatttttttctccttccctaaGTCTTGACAACGCATGTTCTAAACTTGGCCTCTTCTTTCCATACCTCGATCGCTCTATAGAAATTGCTCTTAGGGTCACAATAGCCTGATCCCCAGATCCACGTCTCAGTCCCTGTACATGTCTGGCTTGAATCTAATAGCATATTTcagaggcttttttcttttttttaagagtatatgaaaaataaaatccctcatcatcctgctgctgctgctgctaagttgcttcagtagtgtccgactctgtgcagtcccatagacggcagcccaccaggctcccccgtccctgggattctccaggcaagaacactggagtgggttgccttttccttctccaacccatgaaagtgaagtcgctcagtcgtgtctgactcttagcaaccccatggaccgcagccaatcaggctcttccgtccatgggatattccaggcaagagtactggagtggggtgccattgccttctctgctcattATCCTAAAAAAGCTAATTAACATCCTACTGTATTACTTGTAATTTTTCCTTAACAGTTTCTTTCAAACTTAAATTTTATCCATAACATGTAAGCAATATTGTATCCTGCTTATTCCATTTAATGTAACGTAAGAGttttttgtgttgttgtatgGAAATTATATCTGCTATTGTAATGATTATATAATGTCCCATTCCCGAAATAGAGTGTTCACTTGACTTGCATAATTTACCATATGAATCAACACTGActgttccttcatttttttcacttttaaattggTACTGTGATTAACTCTGAATTGGCATATTAATCATATTagaattttaattaaagaaattagAATCTCCTGATTCACTTTAGGAGGCTATCTATCATAATGCTGGTGAAAAGGGGAAAAAGCAAAATTACACTAGAAAGATTAGCAGGATTGGGTGTTAGGTTCATTATAAGGAATGAGGAAAGCGTACTTGAAAATGAGTGGCTGAAACTGGCCCGTTTATATTGCTTTTGGCTCTAAGTTGAGAGGCCACCTTCAACCTTAGGTATTCTGACTCGCGTTGCTAATTATAATGCCCTCTTCCCATAGAATTTTACGTTGTTGAACTTACTggggttttgtgtttttcttccagttttattgagatataattggcacaCAGCACCACATAAATTTAAGGTGTGCGGCATGACTGGACTTCCATgcatcatgaaatgatgaccTTAATAAGCTTAGTGAAcagccatcatctcatatagatatgaaattaaagaaatagaaaaaagtctttttccctgtgatgagaacttttaggatttactctcttaacaatttTCGTGTATAATGTACAGCATTGTTAGTTACGTTTATCATGTGTACATTACAGCCCAagtttcccaggcagctcagtggtagttaatccacctgccgatgcaggagacgtgggtttgatccctgcgtcagaaagatgcccgggagaaggaaatggcaacccactccagtattcttgcctggagaatcccatggacaggggagcctggcaggctacagtccatgggatcacaacacaactaaacaacagcagcctGAGTACTTACTTACCTTTAAAAGGGGTGGGCACATTGTTCAACTCTCTCCCCAAGATACTTTGGCCCATAATCTGACTTTACCTTTACAGTGAGctccttttctgctttgaaatGGGAAGGTCGGGTTCTCAAAACCACCTCTGACAGCCTGGTGTCTTCTGTTCAACTATTAAGTGGCTCACAAACCAGGGCCAGAATTTAATTGCTTTGTCACACAAGTGCCCAGTGTTCCCTTTTCCAATGTCAAAACCTTGATGAGCTTACTtctaattttgtaaaaataatatatggtGATAAGTTTCAGAAATTACAGAttagcaaaagaaacaaatttaaatcATTCATAATCACACCACTCAGAGACAATCAACAATAATTTGGAGCTGGAAAcatctagttgttttttttttttcatatgtgttactgctgctgctgctaagtcacttcagtagtgtccgactctttgcgaccccatagacagcagcccaccaggctctgctgtcaatgggactctccaggcaagaacactggagtgggttgccatttccttctccaatgcatgaaagtgaaaagtgaaagtgaagtcgctcagtcgtgtcagactcttagcaaccccatgggctgcagcctaccaggctcctccacccatgggattttccaggcaagagtactggagtggggtgccattgcctcctccatatGTGTTAAGTTTATCTGAGTGCCTTCCCCCTGCTATGCCTaatactttagatttttaaatctgAGGGCATTGTTCAGTCAGTCCATACATGCATGTGGAAGGTGCTCTAAGGGGTGAGGAAAGCCCAGGACTACGGGGTACAGGCCACACAGCAGCTGCAGAGCCTTGTTCGAGTTCTGCTGGACTCTTCTTGCTGTGGGTCCCACATCTCTGCAGATGAAGCCGGTCGTGATCATGGTTTCATGGTGGTCGGAAGGCTTAGAGGCTTTTGAACAGTGTTAATGTGGCCTAGTGGTTTATGGAGTtttttttgtttcccccgaaAAGATACGATGAAACTACTGATGTATCTTAGAATTGTTGAAAACTTAGAATCAAAGAAATAGTTGCTCtgagtgtgtgaggtgtgtgttgATATATACGTCTGTGTatggtgatgtgtgtgtgtttgtgtatgtttatgtgtgtgtgtataattttttcttaaaagtaggatccttttattttctactctttttttttttcttttaataatagtGACCATTTTCCTATGGCAAAATTTTGTCTACAAAATTTCAGTGGCAACATAGTATCCCATATTATAAATGAattgtaatttatttaaccaaaccTCTGTTTTTAGGCATTTAAGTCATTTGTTTATCACTATCTAAGCAGCTGTGAAAAACATCTTTGTGACTGTAACAGAGAACACAGATAACAGATTATATCATGAAGTGTCTTGTATGCGAAGAAATGAAAGCGACTTAGTGTCACCACTGTCAGAATATTGAATTTTCTTAGCATTTGAAAGGAAGAGTTTCTTGTGGATTGTGTGGATCCCTGAATAGTTCATTTCAAAgcagtttatctgtttttttcatgCAATTAAAAGTAACTTTCTGTTCAAGGCATGGCCTGTCGATCTGGTACAGACGTGGATGCAGCAAACCTCAGGGAAACCTTCACGAGCTTGAAATATGAAGTCAGGATTAAAAACGATCTTACACGTAAAGAAATGTTGGAATTAATGAGCGACggtaagaaataatgaaaagaatgacCTTCATTGTCCAATGTATGTACAATCTAGCTATAACCTACATGAAAGTAAAGCATGAGCATTGTGGAACTAAAGAGTACACAGCCCTACTCTGTACATTTTATGTAAGTAAAATGAGTTATTCATACCGACTCCCTAGAGTAGTCTGAGGTGTGTTGCTCTGCCCCAAGCTGGGCTTACACGATCTCTTAGTTCGGTTCTCAGATTTCTTCATCTTACTCCCATACAGTACATATGAAATTGTTGAATAAAATTGCATTGGTTTTTTTGTCTATAAATGTTTTTCCAGTTTCTAAGGAAGACCATAGCAAAAGGAGCAGTTTTATTTGCGTGCTTCTAAGCCATGGTGAAGAAGGAATCATTTTTGGAACCAATGGACCCGTCGATCTGAAAAAATTAGCAAGTTTCTTCAGAGGGGACTGTTGCAGAAGTCTGACTGGAAAACCCAAACTTTTCATTATTCAGGTAATAGATAACTGAGCGATTTGGTTATTGAGGCTTCTTTAGGGATTAATTTACTCCATTGTGGATTATCCaaaggatttttaatttttttttttttccttgaagctACTAAACTATTGCTACTTTTTTTATTTAAACCACTGCTTAGGAGACATAGCATAAACTTTAATTTTTAGACTTCTAGCAAAATGATTCTGAATAATTAACATCAGTTTTTATAGAGCCTTTGCATTTCTTAGGAATAAGTTACGCAtttatgcatgcacacacatttttttccaataaatgtttcttttcttttttttctaatttttaaataagtgttTATTTTCTAACCTCTAGGCCTGCCGAGGCACAGACCTGGACTGTGGTATTGAGACAGACAGTGGTTCTGAGGACGACATGGCCTGTCAGAAAATACCAGTTGAGGCAGACTTCTTGTACGCATATTCTACAGCACCTGGTAAGAAACTTACAGATACCGACATAGCTAGATTTGAAACACCGAAGAGTGTGTTCCAAAGGCTATAGGGATTTTGATATCCATAAAAAGCCACTGTGTCTTGTTTTAGGGTACCCTAACCACGGAGAAGTCTCAAAAAGTTGTCTTTAACCCAGTTTGGCTAGAAAATGTGCCCGTGTAAGAAAGCACATTTGCACAGTGTCATTCATGAACTTGACACCGCCTGGAATCCATATTATAATACAGGCCAAGTCAGAGCTTCGCCCACTTCCTAAAATAGGAGAGAGGTGTGTTTTCCAGGAATTCTTTGGGAGCTAGGAAACTGAAAGGATAAACATGAATACCATATGAGTGGGTAGAAGTGGAACAAGAGAAAATAAGGTTAAAAATGATTTATGGCTAGGTTATCAACCTGCGCTTTGTCTGTGGTTGTATTACacgttatatgtgtgtgtgcttgtcatcgtataaattaatatatattgatCATGTACTTGTTTACTCATACAACTAACTCAGGGTGTGTTTGGAAAGTTTGGAAATACAGGGCAAGTGTATTCTTAAACagtattacatttttaaatatagttgataTGATTTATTTTAACCTCCAGGCATCTTTCAGTTCAGATTAAAAGCAATGGATCCAGGGACTTCCcggtaatccagtggttaagacttggtgctttcactactGTGGGCCCGGGTTCCATTCCCAGGTCCAGGAATTAGGTCCCCCAAGCCACTCAACGTGGCCAAAAACACAGCAATGAATCCACTAGTTTATCTGGGAAAAGAACGATAAATACACTATTTCCCCTTTTTggacttttgaatatgctataatGTGTTTATTATACTCCATTCTTTTCCCTGTAGACAAATTTAAGACCCTCAAATGTATGTGCGTACATAAGCAGGTTGTTGGATAAGCCAATCATCTCACTGCAACACCATGCTACTTAAAAtgatccttttttatttctttgcttttgcaTTTTCTGCCTATAAACCTGTTCTTCCCTATtggaagggaagcccaggaagtagAATTCTCACTCAGTGGTGCAGTTAGCCTGCAATTGTTTTCCTTGTCAGAAGCAGAGGTATATAGACAACATctgcttggtttttgttttgttttcccctggAACCAAAGTtatggtatatttttctttttatggctaataatACCAATGCATGTTTATGTTGTTTTTTACCTTCATGAATATGTCACAATTGATTAAATCAGCTGACATCAACTATCTGTGACATTTTGGTTATATTTTGCCCTATAGGTTACTTTTCCTGGCGAAACTCAAAGTACGGATCCTGGTTCATCCAGGCTCTTTGTGAGATGCTGAAAAAGTACGCTCACAAGCTCGAGCTCATGCACATTCTTACTCGGGTTAACCGAAAGGTAGCGACAGAATATGAGTCCTTTTCCACCGATTCTGCTTTTcatgcaaagaaacagattcCTTGTATCATGTCTATGCtcacaaaagaactgtatttcTAATCACTAAAGACACGGATGATTTTTGTTTCTAACTTGTATGCCAAGTGACCAAACGGTGTAACTGATACTATATTTTCCTCTCACCTCTAAATCTAACCTAATGACCCAGGTGATAACTTTGAAACATGCCGCCTTCCTAGCAATAGAACTACTGTGCAGCTACCTCAAACACAGTTGGGTAGTTGAGACTGAGTTTAATGAAGATGGATCATGGAAATCATTATGAGAAGAAAATGACTGTAAATTAGCAGTTCTCTTAATTACCGAGGTTTAGTGCTGATGCTATGCTACACATTTTCAAGCAATGATGGAAAAAGTTAAACACTGCAGTAGTGTATTTCAGTCATGTGGGTATGCCACTGTATCAGGGAACATGCCATGGTTTTTGTCAAACAATAGCAGTGACGATATGGAATGAGGTATCCTAGAACTCGGTGGTCCATACGTGTGGTCTAAGACGTGAAGACCTTGATCTTAAGACAATGGTATTTTTACATCACCTGTTTGAGCTCATGGTTTTGTGATGTTTGTGCTGAGCATATCTTTGCTGTTTAAAAGAAATCATGTTTTAGCattgaaaaagaactaaatgttTTACTTGGGAAGGTGTGAGAAAACTAAGTTGACCCTGAGGGTAAATGCAGCAATCATAAAGGGCGACGGATTGAGGACTATAAGGTGCTGAAATGTAGCTGTTCCACCAGCTGCTGGGCCTCATGTGCCTGCAGAGTATCTAAAGGGCTCTTCTGTCAAAACCTCAGACTTGGATCACACTGATAAGAGCGTGAGTTGAAGAAATTCTGTAGGGACATACTAAAACACAACTTCAATAAACAGTGGGGTAGAAGGGAGAAACAGTCAGTCCGTCAGCTGGGCACTCCATAATTAGAAGATGATTCGAGCCTGACCATGGACACTGCGCAGTCTCTGTGTGGTGGGGTCAGAGCCATAGATTACTGCTTCAAGAAAAAGAATACGGGCTAGATTCTTCACAGCTACGGGTGTGAGTGGAAGATGCTCCCAAGGCAAGAAGCTCCAAGAAAGTGAATCAAATTAAACTTCTGAAATGGAAATTTTCCAAAGAGGGTAAGAGTCATCATAAAAATCCTagccctctaatttttatttcaaatgatgGCTTTTAATTGGATGTTAAAGCGAATTCTTATCTGCCTTTCTGCAGATAGTCCATTTTATAAAATAGACTTGACATCACTACCACTGAGTATCAGTCCACTTCTTACTTGACGCTGTGGGGGAGGAGGTCTGCAGTTTTCAGCTTCTCAGGAATTGCGTAAATTAATGCTTAAGTACCTGAATATGGTTTACAAAAGGCTCTGAGTGTTTGGGGAAAACACTAAGGTTTCTCTTTCCCCTTCATGGCTAACAAGGTCTCAGTCACCTTTGCTACGCATGGGCATGGATGTGCCCAAGTGTGCACCTCACCACGGAACTTTGTCCAGGAGCTACGGTTCTCCCAAAGAACAAGTCCTGCACTCCAGAACATCCCTTTCTGCCATTCCTGAATGTCAGCCCGTAAAAGCAATTTCATTAGCATTTCCTCATTTTCCAGTGTAAGCAGTGAATGTGGCCTAATGGTCTGGACCCTCATCCATCCTTTgcagaaaatggggaaaaaaatcatagcaCCCTTGGCAGTAAAATTTTTGAGCATGTTAACTTTTATTCTGTTAATGTTTACAATCAAGGGAGAATGATACTGTTATGATCACATACTTTTCTCTGAAATGCAAGAAGCAGGGCACCCAGGACTTGAGCAGGCATCCAGTCTTCCCTGCTTTGGTGCCCAGGGAAACTGAAGGCCAGAGATGGGACACAGACCGGGAAGGCTCTGAGCCTGCTTGCTCAGGAGGTGCTGAACCTTCTGCATCGCTGTAACCCACTGGTTCCCATGAGCTTTCTTGTGCTAAACAACGGTGCTCACATTTATAAATGAAAGCTCTTTGTTTTGATTGTGTCTGTAACTTTTTCTGAGTGAATGAAGCATGCTGTGGGATCAGAAGGTATGTTCCTATGTGACAATTTTGTAAAAAGTTTGTTATTATGCATTTCTATTTccaaatacaaattttaatttaaaatgaccaATGCGTTCAAGTTTCTGTTATTGTTTCTGATGTGCTGCTAAttgaagttaaaatatttttaaccaaGAGCTTGATTTGGGAGGACCAACAATGATGTGACGGGACCGTTTAATCAAACACTTTGAGATGGTGGTAAATTACCAAATAGGGTAAAGGAGCCTTCCTGTTCCCTCTAGGGCCCTCTCGGAAGGCCCTGTTTCTAAAATTACATAATGCCAGGAAGGATACTAAGTTCTCACAAACCACAGCCCCTAAATATGaccatatttttgtttgtttccttgcttTGAGGAATGGGGAGTAGCAGAGTATAAAGGCTATCACTGAAATGAATCATTTTCTACCCATAAATTGTTAACAGGGctaatgggggaggggaggtatgGAATAAACCATTAATGTTCCCCGATGGTCAGCTCTG is a window from the Capra hircus breed San Clemente chromosome 27, ASM170441v1, whole genome shotgun sequence genome containing:
- the CASP3 gene encoding caspase-3; this translates as MENTENSVDSKSIKTSETTILHGSKSVDSGISLEESYKMDYPEMGLCIIINNKNFHENTGMACRSGTDVDAANLRETFTSLKYEVRIKNDLTRKEMLELMSDVSKEDHSKRSSFICVLLSHGEEGIIFGTNGPVDLKKLASFFRGDCCRSLTGKPKLFIIQACRGTDLDCGIETDSGSEDDMACQKIPVEADFLYAYSTAPGYFSWRNSKYGSWFIQALCEMLKKYAHKLELMHILTRVNRKVATEYESFSTDSAFHAKKQIPCIMSMLTKELYF